A genomic window from Bubalus bubalis isolate 160015118507 breed Murrah chromosome 11, NDDB_SH_1, whole genome shotgun sequence includes:
- the PLEKHO2 gene encoding pleckstrin homology domain-containing family O member 2 isoform X2: MEEEDEQKCVETVELGSYEKCQDLRALLKRKHRFILLRSPGNKVSDIKFQAPSGEEKESWIKALNEGINRGKNKAFDEVKVDKSCVLEHVTRDRVRRDQRRRPPTRVHLKEVANAASDGLSRLDLDVPDSGPPVLAPSNDVDAAQPRETPRPPMPPAKPSPAPETSSSGDRMETPVGQSAPAPVPASSEAHPESREDSETPVVEDSDSEQPPNRILPDKLKVSWENPSPEEAPDSQSAELPQVQGAETSEAGPREGGKPPTPPPKILSEKLKASMSGVEASGPAKSPGASEASAPSPAEVSVNGVDDSPEPLQSTQAAGPPGTPPKVATTSTALPPWDPQPQLHPRCSSLGDLLGEGPRRRRQPGEQLHRAQLEVKVASEKTEKLLNKVLGGESASVNAETLLSQAVEQLRQATQVLQEIRDLEEMNQEAPGLREKRRELVTLYRRSAP; the protein is encoded by the exons GTCAGTGACATCAAATTCCAGGCACCcagtggggaggagaaggagtcCTGGATCAAAGCCCTCAACGAAGGAATCAACCGAGGCAAGAACAAGGCTTTCGATGAG GTCAAGGTGGATAAGAGCTGTGTCCTGGAGCATGTGACACGGGACCGTGTACGTAGGGACCAGCGGCGCCGGCCCCCTACGAGAGTCCACCTGAAGGAG GTAGCCAATGCCGCATCTGATGGGCTTTCACGTCTGGACCTCGATGTTCCGGACAGCGGGCCACCAGTGTTAGCCCCTAGTAACGATGTTGATGCAGCCCAGCCGCGGGAGACACCTCGGCCGCCCATGCCTCCTGCCAAGCCTTCCCCAGCACCTGAGACCAGCAGTTCTGGTGACAGAATGGAGACCCCTGTGGGGCAGAGCGCCCCTGCCCCTGTCCCAGCAAGCTCGGAGGCCCACCCTGAAAGCCGAGAAGACTCGGAGACTCCAGTGGTGGAGGACAGTGACTCTGAGCAGCCCCCCAACAGGATCCTGCCTGACAAGCTGAAGGTGAGCTGGGAGAACCCCAGCCCTGAGGAGGCCCCTGACTCTCAGAGTGCAGAACTGCCCCAGGTGCAGGGTGCTGAGACTTCTGAGGCTGGGCCCAGGGAGGGTGGGAAGCCCCCTACCCCCCCGCCCAAGATCTTATCGGAGAAACTGAAAGCGTCCATGAGTGGCGTGGAGGCTTCTGGGCCAGCTAAGAGTCCTGGGGCCTCTGAGGCGTCTGCTCCAAGCCCAGCAGAGGTCTCAGTGAATGGTGTGGATGACAGTCCTGAGCCCCTCCAGTCAACCCAGGCTGCAGGCCCCCCAGGAACTCCCCCAAAGGTTGCAACAACATCCACCGCCCTGCCCCCCTGGGACCCGCAACCTCAGCTCCATCCCCGCTGCTCCTCCTTGGGGGACCTGCTGGGGGAAGGCCCCCGACGTCGGAGGCAGCCTGGGGAGCAGCTGCATCGGGCTCAGCTGGAGGTGAAGGTGGCCtcggaaaagacagagaaactgtTGAACAAGGTGCTGGGCGGTGAGTCCGCCTCCGTGAACGCCGAGACGTTGCTCAGCCAGGCTGTGGAGCAGCTGAGACAGGCCACCCAGGTCCTTCAGGAGATCAGGGATCTGGAAGAGATGAACCAGGAAGCACCTGGGCTCCgggagaagaggagggagctGGTGACCCTCTACAGGAGAAGCGCACCCTAG